Proteins encoded together in one Camelina sativa cultivar DH55 chromosome 9, Cs, whole genome shotgun sequence window:
- the LOC104710780 gene encoding uncharacterized protein LOC104710780, whose product MNSSSKVIMAATMVMVVSLVMVLSLVLVLLAELYCSLLLRRRRHNSLSLPITTTVSTAAGATTTTTLNQVISTTSNEPSPSPSSNIDSLSNPLYTGVLQTPNKTHFHHEPSLQASLDLIQETTASSVDNFIYISNPIYSNEATSKQTTPFETPQSSPSRLEDDEDDDDITDEDSTPTLSPMKDLPEKACSVSLKDVETSPSGDESNSKNKKNGESSSSSGSPYTSPSW is encoded by the coding sequence ATGAACAGCTCCTCGAAGGTGATAATGGCAGCTACAATGGTCATGGTAGTAAGCTTAGTCATGGTTTTAAGCTTAGTATTAGTACTTCTAGCTGAACTCTACTGCTCTCTCTTACTCCGCCGCCGTCGCCACAACTCTCTCAGCCTCCCCATCACTACGACGGTCTCCACCGCCGCCGGCGCAACAACCACCACAACTCTCAACCAAGTCATCTCCACCACAAGTAACGAACCTTCACCGTCACCATCATCTAACATCGATTCTTTATCCAATCCTCTCTACACAGGCGTTCTTCAAACTCCAAACAAAACCCATTTTCACCATGAACCATCTTTACAAGCTTCTCTTGATCTGATTCAAGAAACCACGGCTTCTTCTGTTGATAACTTCATCTACATATCAAACCCAATTTACTCAAACGAAGCTACAAGTAAACAAACCACACCGTTTGAAACACCTCAGTCTTCACCGTCACggcttgaagatgatgaagacgacgacgatATAACCGATGAAGATTCAACACCAACATTGTCTCCAATGAAAGATCTGCCTGAAAAGGCATGCTCTGTTTCACTAAAAGATGTTGAAACTTCTCCTAGTGGTGATGAATCCAACagtaagaacaagaaaaatggTGAGTCGTCTTCGTCGTCTGGTTCGCCGTATACCTCACCGTCGTGGTAG